In one window of Rhinopithecus roxellana isolate Shanxi Qingling chromosome 15, ASM756505v1, whole genome shotgun sequence DNA:
- the MRGPRF gene encoding mas-related G-protein coupled receptor member F: MAGNCSWDAHPGNRNKMCPGMSEAPELYSRGFLTIEQITMLPPPAVMNYIFLLLCLCGLVGNGLVLWFFGFSIKRNPFSIYFLHLASADVGYLFSKAVFSILNTGGFLGAFADYTRSVCRVLGLCMFLTGVSLLPAVSTERCASVIFPSWYWRRRPKRLSAVVCALLWVLSLLVTCLHNYFCVFLGRGAPGAACRHMDIFLGILLFLLCCPLMVLPCLALILHMECRARRRQRSAKLNHVILAMVSVFLVSSIYLGIDWFLFWVFQIPAPFPEYVTDLCICINSSAKPVVYFLAGRDKSQRLWEPLRVVFQRALRDGAELGEAGGSTPNTVTMEMQCPPGNAS, encoded by the exons ATGGCTGGAAACTGCTCCTGGGACGCCCATCCCGGCAACAGGAACAAG ATGTGCCCTGGCATGAGCGAAGCCCCGGAACTCTACAGCCGGGGCTTCCTGACCATCGAGCAGATCACGATGCTGCCGCCTCCGGCCGTCATGAACTACATCTTCCTGCTCCTCTGCCTGTGTGGCCTGGTGGGCAACGGGCTGGTCCTCTGGTTTTTCGGCTTCTCCATCAAGAGGAACCCCTTCTCCATCTACTTCCTGCACCTGGCCAGCGCCGACGTGGGCTACCTCTTCAGCAAGGCGGTGTTCTCCATCCTGAACACAGGGGGCTTCCTGGGGGCGTTTGCCGACTATACCCGCAGCGTGTGCCGAGTTCTGGGGCTGTGCATGTTCCTCACCGGGGTGAGCCTCCTGCCGGCCGTCAGCACAGAGCGCTGCGCGTCGGTCATCTTCCCCTCCTGGTACTGGCGCCGGCGGCCCAAGCGCCTGTCAGCCGTGGTGTGCGCCCTGCTGTGGGTCCTGTCCCTCCTGGTCACCTGCCTGCACAACTACTTCTGCGTGTTCCTAGGCCGCGGGGCCCCTGGTGCGGCCTGCAGGCACATGGACATCTTCCTGGGCATCCTCCTGTTCCTGCTCTGCTGCCCGCTCATGGTACTGCCCTGCCTGGCCCTCATCCTGCACATGGAGTGCCGGGCCCGACGGCGCCAGCGCTCTGCCAAGCTCAACCACGTCATCCTGGCCATGGTCTCCGTCTTCCTGGTGTCCTCCATCTACTTAGGGATCGACTGGTTCCTCTTCTGGGTCTTCCAGATCCCGGCCCCCTTCCCCGAGTACGTCACCGACCTGTGCATCTGCATCAACAGCAGCGCCAAACCCGTCGTCTACTTCCTGGCCGGGAGGGACAAGTCGCAGCGGCTGTGGGAGCCGCTCAGGGTGGTCTTCCAGCGGGCCCTGCGGGACGGCGCTGAGCTGGGAGAGGCCGGGGGCAGCACGCCCAACACAGTCACCATGGAGATGCAGTGCCCCCCGGGGAACGCCTCCTGA